The stretch of DNA CCGATGGCAGGCCACGGCGAGCCCGAACGACGTGCGGGTACCGGCGAGCAAGCGAGCTGATTTCCGCATGAGTCCTCTTCGAGGTGTGCACGACCAGGAAAGTTCGAGAGCATCATAGGAACGCGCACGCGCCAGGTCCCGGCACGAATTTTCCCGGATTTCGCGCCACGCCCGGATTCACCCGCGCAGCGGTTTCGCCCGCGTTCGGCGCACGCCGGACTGGAAGCCGAGCACCAGCCTCGGGAAGGAGCACCTCCATGACGCGGTTCGACTACATCATCGTCGGCGCCGGAACAGCTGGTTGCGTGCTCGCCAACCGCCTCTCCGCCGATCCCGATGTCAGCGTGCTGCTGATCGAGGCGGGCGAGCAGGACGCGAACCCGCTCATCGCCATGCCGCGCGGATTCGCCGAGCTCATCGGCGATCCCAGCAACGCGTGGCACTACCCGACTCGCCCGTTCGGACCGGCCCGGCAGGTCGAGCACTGGGTGCGGGGCAAGACGCTCGGCGGGTCCAGCTCGGTCAACGGCATGGTCTACAACCGCGGCAACCGCGCCGACCACGACGCGATCGCCGAGCTCGGCAACCCGGGGTGGGGCTGGGACGAGATGCTGCCGGTCTTCAACACGATCGAGGACAACCCGCTCGGCGCCACCGAAGCGCGCGGCGCGGGCGGCCCACTGCAGCTCTCGACCGCCGAAGGCGGTGACCCGCTGCTCGAGGACGTGCTCACCGCCGGTACCCGACTCGGCTGGCAGCGGGCGCGGGACCTCAACGAGACCGACGAGGAACGCATCGGCTACACGATGGCCACGATCCGCGACGGCCGCAGGTGCAGTGCGGCGACCGCGTTCCTGCACCCGGTCATGAACCGGCCGAACCTGACCGTCGCGCTGCGCACCGACGTCGATCGGGTCGTGCTCGACGGTGACCGGGCGTGCGGCGTGCGAGCCAGGCAGGACGGGCGGGCCGTCGAATACGGCGCCATCCGCGAGGTGATCCTGTCCTCCGGCGCGCTCGCCACGCCGAAGATCCTTCAGCTCTCCGGAATCGGTGATCGCGAGACGCTGCGCGCCGCCGGGGTCGGCATCGCCGCGGAAAGCCCGAACGTCGGCGCCCGGATGCGCGAGCACCGCGTGCTCTACGCGCAGTTCCGGCTCGCCGAGGACATCGGGTACAACCGGCTGCTGAACACGCCGGAGGCCCAGCAGCGGGCAATGACCGAGTACCAGGCGACCGGAGGCGGGCCGATGGCCGCGCCGTCGTTCGACATCGTCGGATTCTTCAAGACCCGCCCCGAGCTCGCCCGCCCCGACGCGCAGCTGCAAGTCGCGCCGTACTCGATGCTGCCGCCCGAACCCGGCAAGGGCATTCAGCTCGAGCAGGAGCCGGGGATGGTGTGCATCGCCTACCTGCTGCGGCCGGACAGCGCGGGCGGCGTCCGCATCACCTCGGCGGATCCGGACGCACCGCTGGACATCGATCCGGGGTACTTCAGCACCGAGCACGACCGAACGACCTCCGCGGCCGCCTTCCGCGTGATTCGCGGGCTGTTCGGCACCGCGCCGCTCGCGCAGCGGATCGAGCACGAGATCTCGCCCGGGGACGACGTGCAGACCGATCGGGAGATCATCGACGCCGGGTTGCTCGGCGGCGCTTGCGGTTACCACGCGAGCGGGACCGCCGCGATGGGGCCGAACGATGACGACGTGGTCGACTCGCGGCTGCGCGTGCGCGGTGTGGCCGGGCTGCGCGTAGTGGACGCCTCGGTGTTGCCGATCATGGTTTCCGGCAACCTCAACGGGCCGGTCACGGCGTTGGCTTGGCACGCGGCCGATTACATCCTCGAAGACGCCTGACCAAGGCTGACTGCGGAACCGCCGGCGAGGGCTGGTGCCGTTCCCCGGTCGGCGGCGTCCACCGCGTCATCACACTCGGATAGAGCAGTCCGAAATCCGCACGGCTACGGGCAGAACCTCGACTGCCCGAACACGACCAACCGTTCGTCGCAGCAACACGACCGCACAACGGAGCAACACGGGAAAATTCATTGCCTCCCAGTTACCGCCGGTGATTTCATATGCGTCCCATCGGGGAGGGATTAGCTCGGAAGAAGGAAGCAACACTGGGAGGTAAGCTCATGCAAGCCGAGGTCATGCACGACGGCATCACCCACCGCGCGAACGTCTCGATCTGGGACAGCCGGGCGATCTCGCTGTGCGGCAAGGCATTCCCGGAGCACACGTACCGGACGAAGACCTTCCACGGCAGCGTCACCTGCCCCGACTGCAAGCACGCCAAGCGCCTCGGCAAGCGCCCCTGAGCGCGGTCGCACCGCACCGTTCGCGAACCTGGCGGTCATTTCCCGGTCACCGCCGCCGTGCCA from Saccharopolyspora sp. SCSIO 74807 encodes:
- a CDS encoding GMC family oxidoreductase N-terminal domain-containing protein — translated: MTRFDYIIVGAGTAGCVLANRLSADPDVSVLLIEAGEQDANPLIAMPRGFAELIGDPSNAWHYPTRPFGPARQVEHWVRGKTLGGSSSVNGMVYNRGNRADHDAIAELGNPGWGWDEMLPVFNTIEDNPLGATEARGAGGPLQLSTAEGGDPLLEDVLTAGTRLGWQRARDLNETDEERIGYTMATIRDGRRCSAATAFLHPVMNRPNLTVALRTDVDRVVLDGDRACGVRARQDGRAVEYGAIREVILSSGALATPKILQLSGIGDRETLRAAGVGIAAESPNVGARMREHRVLYAQFRLAEDIGYNRLLNTPEAQQRAMTEYQATGGGPMAAPSFDIVGFFKTRPELARPDAQLQVAPYSMLPPEPGKGIQLEQEPGMVCIAYLLRPDSAGGVRITSADPDAPLDIDPGYFSTEHDRTTSAAAFRVIRGLFGTAPLAQRIEHEISPGDDVQTDREIIDAGLLGGACGYHASGTAAMGPNDDDVVDSRLRVRGVAGLRVVDASVLPIMVSGNLNGPVTALAWHAADYILEDA